Proteins from one methanogenic archaeon mixed culture ISO4-G1 genomic window:
- a CDS encoding wyosine biosynthesis protein TYW1, which translates to MDEDYRNLLIKQQYRIYKDHAAVKLCHWMKESMLHERHCYKQDFYGIQSHRCLQMTPAINECSHLCSFCWRVQNNDFEVTDWAEPKEMLDALIEEQRKLIQGFKGDPRCDPDRFKEAMNPNQVAISLAGEPITYPYLSDFIKECHSRGMTTFLVTNGTYPDRIRELEHLPTKIYVTVAAPNEEIYRKVCRPKIRDGWQKLMETLELMPSLETGTVIRHTLVKGHNLGWIDDYARLDKIADPELIEPKGYVFVGGSRQRLSMDCMPSFQEITDFAEQLGSKVGMEIIRKREDSRVVLLGHPGQDTIVRP; encoded by the coding sequence ATGGACGAGGACTACCGCAATCTACTGATCAAGCAGCAGTACAGGATCTACAAGGACCATGCCGCCGTCAAGCTGTGCCATTGGATGAAGGAGAGCATGCTCCACGAGAGGCACTGTTACAAACAGGACTTCTACGGCATACAGAGCCACAGATGCCTGCAGATGACTCCAGCAATCAACGAATGCAGCCACCTATGTTCTTTCTGCTGGAGGGTGCAGAACAATGATTTCGAGGTCACCGACTGGGCCGAGCCCAAGGAGATGCTGGATGCCCTCATCGAGGAGCAGCGCAAGCTCATACAGGGATTCAAGGGTGACCCGAGGTGCGACCCGGATAGGTTCAAGGAGGCCATGAATCCCAACCAAGTGGCGATCTCCCTTGCCGGAGAACCCATAACTTACCCGTATCTTTCGGATTTCATCAAGGAATGCCATTCCAGAGGGATGACAACATTCCTAGTTACCAACGGCACCTATCCGGACAGGATCAGAGAGTTGGAGCACCTTCCGACCAAGATATACGTGACCGTGGCCGCCCCCAACGAGGAGATCTACAGGAAGGTCTGCCGTCCGAAGATAAGGGACGGATGGCAGAAGCTCATGGAGACGCTCGAACTGATGCCCAGTCTCGAGACCGGTACCGTGATCAGACATACGCTGGTCAAAGGCCATAACCTGGGCTGGATAGACGACTACGCACGCCTCGATAAAATCGCTGATCCGGAGCTGATCGAACCTAAGGGTTACGTCTTCGTGGGAGGGTCCAGACAGCGTCTTTCCATGGACTGCATGCCGTCATTCCAGGAGATCACCGATTTCGCAGAACAGTTGGGTTCCAAGGTCGGTATGGAGATAATAAGGAAGAGGGAGGACAGCAGGGTGGTCCTGCTGGGCCACCCGGGACAGGACACCATCGTCCGTCCTTGA
- a CDS encoding replication factor C large subunit: MDWTEKYRPQSLDDVIGNPGAVNTLRQWAQSWVDGIPEKRAIVLIGTPGIGKTTSALALANDMGWTPVEMNASDQRTGDAIENIALRGSRFNTFSEGGSYLDSSKGQRKLIILDEADNFFGNADRGAIPMITKLIKETLQPVILIVNDYYELSRKCSAAKTDTLQVTFQRPKAPSIAKALARIADNEGITYDPEVMGIVAEKASGDMRAAVRNLESLCLGQTHVTADMANDLSARDKRNDMYTLMSAIFRSQDAMKARRVMMDTDTDPNEMELWVDENLPYEYLDKGDLVRGYEKLSRADIFLGRVSRRQYYGFWSYAGDTLSAGVNTARMSNRYSHDRLHFPSYLSKMSRSKSVRAIRKSVDLKLAIFLHTSTRRVDLDVLPYVKHLVANDPDLRVQITKALDLEPEELGFLLDKKPDSKEVKAVYSAIESEPVPTPRTANKPAEPAPAPSVKKEAKEAPPAAEERKKGQATLFEF; encoded by the coding sequence ATGGACTGGACGGAGAAGTACAGGCCCCAGTCGCTGGATGACGTCATCGGCAACCCCGGTGCGGTCAACACGCTCAGGCAGTGGGCCCAGTCATGGGTCGACGGCATCCCCGAGAAAAGGGCGATAGTGCTCATCGGTACCCCCGGTATAGGGAAGACCACATCAGCCCTCGCATTGGCAAATGATATGGGTTGGACACCGGTGGAGATGAACGCTTCCGACCAGCGTACCGGAGATGCCATCGAGAACATCGCACTGAGAGGATCCCGTTTCAACACATTCTCGGAGGGCGGCTCTTATCTGGACTCTTCAAAAGGACAGCGCAAGCTGATCATCCTCGACGAGGCCGACAACTTCTTCGGAAATGCTGATAGGGGAGCAATTCCTATGATCACAAAGCTCATCAAGGAGACGCTCCAGCCCGTCATACTCATAGTCAACGACTACTACGAGCTTTCGCGCAAGTGCAGTGCGGCGAAGACAGACACGCTACAGGTCACATTCCAGAGGCCCAAAGCGCCATCCATCGCCAAGGCACTGGCACGTATAGCTGATAACGAAGGCATCACCTACGATCCGGAGGTCATGGGCATAGTTGCCGAGAAGGCCAGCGGGGATATGCGTGCAGCCGTCCGCAATCTCGAATCCCTGTGCCTAGGGCAGACCCATGTCACGGCAGACATGGCCAACGACCTCTCCGCACGGGACAAGAGAAACGACATGTACACATTGATGTCGGCCATCTTCCGTTCCCAGGACGCCATGAAGGCCAGGAGGGTCATGATGGACACTGATACCGACCCCAACGAGATGGAGCTGTGGGTCGACGAGAACCTTCCGTACGAATATCTGGACAAGGGAGACTTGGTCAGAGGTTACGAGAAGCTCTCCAGGGCGGACATCTTCCTTGGTCGCGTCAGCAGGCGCCAGTACTACGGATTTTGGTCCTATGCCGGGGACACGCTCTCCGCGGGGGTGAACACCGCCCGCATGTCCAACCGTTATTCCCACGACCGCCTGCACTTCCCGTCATATCTTAGCAAGATGTCCAGGAGCAAGAGCGTACGTGCCATAAGGAAATCGGTCGACCTGAAGCTCGCCATTTTCCTGCACACGTCGACGCGCCGTGTGGACCTGGATGTGCTCCCTTACGTCAAGCACCTAGTTGCCAACGATCCGGATCTGAGGGTCCAGATCACGAAGGCCCTTGACCTGGAGCCCGAGGAGCTTGGTTTCCTGCTCGACAAGAAACCTGATTCTAAGGAGGTCAAGGCAGTATATTCAGCAATCGAATCCGAGCCCGTTCCGACCCCCAGAACGGCCAATAAGCCCGCTGAACCTGCCCCGGCACCATCCGTCAAGAAAGAGGCCAAGGAGGCCCCTCCTGCGGCCGAGGAACGCAAGAAGGGACAGGCCACCCTGTTCGAGTTCTGA
- a CDS encoding ABC transporter ATP-binding protein: MESKVLELRNVSVVRGGKHILTSVDLDIFPNENVALIGPNGAGKTTIVRLLTGDVLPFYDEDDPAVMRIFGKDRWDIFDLRRRMGIVSMDLQNSFEPETTVSKVICSGFFCSLDVFRHTVVTEEMRAIALKSAEGMGISELMDRPIADLSLGEMRRALIARALVHNPELLVLDEPMTGLDIVMKSKFRQIFDILAKNGVSIVMITHDLSDIPSSVTRVIAVRDGRILADGSKSQILTDGTMSELYGESIKVVEDNGCYQMLLGGTAE; this comes from the coding sequence ATGGAGTCTAAGGTCCTGGAACTGAGGAATGTGTCCGTCGTAAGAGGCGGGAAGCACATACTCACTTCCGTGGACCTTGACATTTTTCCAAACGAGAATGTGGCACTTATAGGACCTAACGGGGCCGGTAAGACCACCATAGTGAGACTGTTGACGGGTGACGTCCTGCCGTTCTACGACGAGGACGATCCCGCTGTGATGAGGATATTCGGAAAGGATAGATGGGACATATTCGACCTCCGCAGGAGGATGGGAATAGTCTCCATGGACCTGCAGAACAGCTTCGAGCCCGAGACCACCGTCTCGAAGGTAATTTGCAGCGGATTCTTTTGCAGTCTGGATGTTTTCAGGCACACTGTCGTCACCGAGGAGATGAGGGCCATAGCACTAAAATCGGCCGAGGGGATGGGCATATCTGAACTGATGGACCGCCCCATAGCCGACCTTTCGCTGGGGGAGATGAGGAGGGCCCTCATAGCTCGTGCACTCGTCCACAATCCTGAACTGCTCGTCCTGGACGAGCCCATGACCGGCCTGGACATAGTGATGAAATCCAAGTTCCGCCAGATTTTCGACATCCTGGCCAAGAACGGCGTGAGCATCGTGATGATAACCCATGACCTGTCCGACATCCCCTCATCGGTGACCCGTGTCATCGCAGTAAGGGACGGACGCATATTGGCCGACGGGAGCAAGTCCCAGATACTGACCGATGGCACCATGTCCGAACTTTACGGAGAAAGTATTAAGGTCGTGGAAGATAACGGATGCTATCAGATGCTCCTAGGAGGTACGGCCGAATGA
- a CDS encoding transporter solute:sodium symporter family produces MTEGIDLVIFGVMTAIFVVITLLLGWFGYKNTKNNDEFLLGRNKTSPLIIALSYGATFLSASAVIGFGGQAAVHGMSLMWLCFLNLFAGLIVAFIIFGRRTRRIGRKLGAATFADFLGKVYKSSGIRVFTAVLILIMMPIYAAAVLKGGVNSLAVITGLDYNLILIALSLIVAVYVVYGGIIAVMYNDAFQAFIMFAGMVVILLVTWSVLGGVTAANEGLVDLWNHPVWETISEIGVADGFNGWTSVSEFGSREWMTVVTTFIMGVGIGALTQPQLVVRYMSAKSDRDLDKSLLIGSVFIMVVVGAAYTIGPLTNVFFNNEYGMTSFQYISSLGLGTDFIIPQYILEVFKGITFGEVFISLFLLSLICASISTISALMHTIGVAGGYDLYSVIKRKGTNNTDAQSLSLNRAFIVVFMLLVVVYCYFMPKEIIAKATSVFMGVTAAALLPAYFHSLYSKNPNRSAAVASIAVGSIAYMFSALFLNAGTSIFLPICSMITGNNVLFPGTTIAFLDPLIIALPLSIIAMIVTILVKKRQLNTMKTCTGIDSHD; encoded by the coding sequence ATGACTGAAGGAATCGATCTCGTGATATTCGGGGTCATGACCGCCATCTTCGTCGTCATAACCCTGCTTCTCGGATGGTTCGGATACAAGAACACCAAGAATAACGACGAGTTCCTTCTGGGCCGTAACAAGACCAGCCCTCTGATTATCGCGCTGTCCTACGGTGCGACCTTCCTGAGCGCTTCCGCCGTCATCGGTTTCGGAGGTCAGGCCGCGGTCCACGGAATGAGCCTCATGTGGCTCTGCTTCCTGAACCTGTTCGCCGGACTCATCGTCGCTTTCATCATCTTCGGAAGGAGGACCAGGAGGATCGGAAGGAAGCTTGGTGCCGCTACATTCGCGGACTTTCTCGGTAAGGTGTACAAATCCAGCGGTATCAGGGTGTTCACAGCGGTGCTCATCCTCATCATGATGCCCATCTACGCTGCGGCCGTCCTCAAGGGAGGAGTCAACTCGCTGGCGGTCATCACTGGTCTAGATTACAACCTCATCCTCATCGCGCTCTCGCTCATCGTCGCCGTCTACGTCGTATACGGCGGTATCATCGCCGTCATGTACAACGATGCGTTCCAGGCGTTCATCATGTTCGCCGGAATGGTGGTCATCCTTCTCGTAACCTGGTCCGTCCTCGGCGGTGTCACAGCTGCCAACGAAGGACTGGTGGATCTTTGGAACCACCCCGTTTGGGAGACGATCTCCGAGATCGGCGTGGCCGACGGTTTCAACGGCTGGACATCTGTTTCCGAATTCGGTTCAAGAGAGTGGATGACGGTCGTCACCACCTTCATCATGGGTGTCGGTATCGGTGCCCTCACGCAGCCCCAGCTTGTGGTCAGGTACATGTCAGCCAAATCCGACAGGGACCTGGACAAATCCCTGCTCATCGGATCCGTGTTCATCATGGTCGTTGTAGGGGCCGCATACACCATCGGGCCCCTCACCAACGTGTTCTTCAACAACGAATACGGCATGACCTCATTCCAGTACATCTCGTCCCTCGGACTGGGAACCGATTTCATCATCCCCCAGTACATCCTCGAGGTCTTCAAGGGAATAACCTTCGGAGAGGTCTTCATCTCCCTGTTCCTGCTCTCCCTCATCTGCGCCTCTATATCCACCATCAGCGCCCTTATGCACACCATCGGTGTCGCCGGAGGATACGATCTGTACTCTGTCATCAAGAGGAAGGGCACCAACAACACCGACGCACAGTCACTCAGCCTCAACAGGGCTTTCATCGTCGTCTTCATGCTATTGGTTGTCGTATACTGTTACTTCATGCCGAAGGAGATCATCGCGAAGGCCACATCCGTCTTCATGGGGGTCACCGCTGCCGCGCTGCTGCCGGCATACTTCCATTCGCTCTACTCCAAGAACCCCAACCGCTCGGCCGCAGTTGCCAGCATCGCCGTGGGTTCCATAGCCTACATGTTCTCGGCACTCTTCCTGAACGCAGGGACCAGCATATTCCTGCCCATCTGCTCGATGATTACCGGAAACAATGTGCTGTTCCCCGGGACCACGATCGCATTCCTCGATCCTCTGATAATCGCACTGCCGCTGTCGATAATCGCGATGATAGTAACAATATTAGTCAAGAAAAGACAACTAAATACTATGAAAACCTGCACCGGTATAGATTCCCATGACTGA
- a CDS encoding cell surface protein — protein MNTGGSIIVAIIIVLLAVPFGILVYDEFLGNDASEDIYGIGPAPDLTYNGTLQELVTKKTDEGIAYYSLDGTNFTTSVPTMTDAGEYTVWCKVEDDGRTVYDEVVTAKIQYAPVTVRVNDCQKLHGEPDPVFTATVDGTLGTDTVQYTIVREQGEDCGGYVISASGEAIQGNYRLAFEDGYLVIFNEIITVTANDASKIYGSADPVFTATVNGNADISYTVTRESGEELGAYKIHVTGERIQGNYIVEFESGIFNIMASSASWSVEPESQSCVFDGWEKELVVPGTVTDGIAYYRLSTGNYSNEIPTAKEPGTYKIFCKVAGGDGIADSAEIVLTSVIEEYVWDGTETKEPRSVGGDYIINLPSELAWISKYNFANGGFSGDTLVIGHDIDLKGYEWTPIGSVASATNCPFKGTLEGDGHKIVNLTITSGMDYVGLFGYMSGGHIENLTVDTVSISGSQHVGSIAGFLNSTANRLVVTHADLDGNRYIGSIAGYQTKKISDSEASYVNLLCTRATLSTPYSLSDMGNDVGGISGMCNSDIDNCTVSHLTTIGYRNVGGIAGNIQENTITVKVSNCDLSRVTLMADLNGGNAGILVGRASESTLFIGNTNSYTSISYISTSTESGEEDSGAGPITTPPNYLSGVYDKIVVENSNVTFYKDSVATVLEDMHQIILDGVTINAAPYTPAIEIMPDAWLTIVVKNNVELVGGKDADAIRVHEGGEVILTGGGTLTVTGNDGCEYGNNVHYQTAGMEAYLNTGGSGIGNAGSNTGSIRITNLAQIYAGGYGLRAYGIGGDNGSVLITNSVVKEARGGFPETEFLVSGYGNEEAEGSPAIGGIKVVIDSSIVESAIGGSKSAGIGARFWQGADITISNSSLLNVVGGNGSAGIGGSHPERVDSATVLSIFIENSNVNAVGGYYAAGIGSGYDRKCGQNGWIDLTIVITSYSDITATGGLYAAGIGTGYHAGILKGKIDNTVTLHVTEGTDVKNGATYSHHAQGVGYGVVDYNREAASLMDGGVMVTPAFTVSGTPITNPFDPARWS, from the coding sequence GTGAACACGGGCGGTTCAATAATTGTGGCCATAATCATCGTCTTACTTGCCGTTCCTTTCGGGATTCTAGTATACGACGAATTCCTTGGTAATGATGCTTCAGAGGACATTTATGGGATTGGCCCGGCCCCCGATCTGACTTACAACGGTACCTTGCAGGAGCTGGTCACAAAGAAGACTGATGAGGGTATTGCCTATTACAGCCTGGACGGCACGAACTTCACCACTTCCGTACCGACGATGACCGATGCCGGGGAATACACCGTATGGTGTAAGGTCGAAGATGATGGCAGAACGGTCTACGACGAGGTGGTCACAGCCAAGATTCAGTATGCCCCAGTCACCGTCAGGGTGAACGATTGTCAGAAGCTCCACGGGGAACCGGATCCCGTTTTCACCGCTACCGTGGACGGTACGTTAGGTACGGATACAGTCCAGTACACGATCGTCAGGGAACAGGGCGAGGACTGCGGGGGCTATGTCATCAGCGCTTCAGGGGAAGCTATCCAGGGCAATTACAGGCTCGCTTTCGAAGATGGATATCTGGTGATCTTCAACGAGATCATCACCGTAACGGCCAACGATGCCTCCAAGATCTACGGGTCCGCCGACCCCGTATTCACCGCCACAGTCAACGGGAATGCCGACATCAGCTACACGGTCACGCGTGAATCGGGTGAAGAGCTAGGTGCATACAAGATCCATGTTACCGGAGAGAGGATCCAGGGGAACTACATCGTCGAGTTCGAATCAGGTATCTTCAACATCATGGCCTCATCGGCCTCGTGGTCGGTGGAACCGGAGTCCCAATCGTGCGTCTTCGACGGTTGGGAGAAGGAATTGGTCGTTCCCGGGACTGTTACTGACGGTATTGCATACTACAGACTTTCTACTGGAAACTATTCCAATGAGATCCCGACCGCCAAGGAACCCGGGACCTACAAAATATTCTGTAAGGTCGCCGGAGGGGACGGTATCGCCGACTCTGCTGAGATCGTCCTGACATCCGTAATCGAAGAGTATGTCTGGGACGGTACAGAGACCAAAGAGCCAAGGTCTGTGGGCGGGGATTACATAATCAACCTCCCGTCCGAATTGGCGTGGATTTCCAAATACAACTTCGCCAACGGAGGATTCAGCGGCGATACGTTAGTGATCGGGCATGACATCGATCTAAAGGGTTACGAATGGACTCCGATCGGATCCGTTGCATCCGCCACAAACTGTCCGTTCAAGGGAACGCTCGAAGGCGATGGTCACAAGATCGTTAATCTGACCATCACATCCGGTATGGACTATGTCGGTCTGTTCGGCTACATGAGCGGAGGGCACATCGAGAATCTAACCGTCGATACGGTATCCATCTCAGGTTCCCAACATGTCGGTTCCATAGCTGGATTCCTCAATTCCACGGCAAATAGACTTGTGGTCACCCATGCGGATCTGGACGGTAACAGGTACATCGGTTCCATAGCAGGATACCAGACAAAGAAGATATCCGATTCAGAAGCTTCGTATGTCAACCTCCTGTGCACCAGGGCCACGTTATCCACACCATATTCTCTGAGCGATATGGGAAACGATGTGGGCGGGATCTCCGGAATGTGCAATTCGGACATAGATAACTGCACGGTATCGCATCTGACCACCATCGGATACAGGAATGTCGGAGGTATCGCCGGAAACATCCAGGAGAACACAATCACGGTGAAGGTATCTAACTGCGACCTCAGCAGAGTCACTTTGATGGCCGATCTGAACGGCGGCAACGCCGGTATCCTAGTCGGAAGGGCCTCCGAGAGCACCCTGTTCATAGGCAATACCAATTCGTATACCAGCATCAGTTACATCTCAACTTCCACCGAATCGGGGGAGGAGGACAGCGGAGCCGGTCCTATCACAACACCTCCGAACTATCTCAGCGGCGTCTACGATAAGATAGTCGTCGAGAACAGCAACGTGACCTTCTACAAGGATTCCGTAGCAACGGTACTGGAAGATATGCACCAGATCATACTGGACGGCGTGACGATCAATGCGGCACCGTACACCCCCGCTATCGAAATCATGCCCGATGCCTGGCTGACGATAGTTGTCAAGAACAATGTGGAACTCGTAGGCGGAAAGGACGCGGATGCAATCAGAGTCCATGAAGGCGGAGAGGTGATCCTCACGGGCGGAGGGACCCTGACCGTGACCGGTAACGACGGTTGCGAATACGGAAACAACGTGCATTATCAGACCGCAGGCATGGAAGCCTACCTCAATACGGGCGGAAGCGGTATCGGAAATGCCGGAAGCAACACCGGATCGATAAGGATAACCAATCTCGCCCAGATCTATGCCGGCGGATACGGGCTGCGTGCCTACGGAATCGGCGGCGACAATGGCAGTGTGCTCATCACCAACTCTGTGGTGAAGGAGGCCCGCGGAGGATTCCCGGAGACCGAATTCCTTGTCAGTGGCTACGGGAACGAGGAGGCCGAGGGATCGCCGGCGATCGGAGGGATCAAGGTCGTGATCGACAGCTCCATAGTGGAATCTGCCATCGGAGGCAGCAAATCGGCCGGAATCGGTGCAAGGTTCTGGCAAGGCGCTGACATAACCATCTCCAACTCCAGTCTCCTCAATGTAGTCGGTGGGAACGGATCTGCAGGAATCGGCGGAAGCCACCCTGAAAGGGTCGATTCTGCCACGGTCCTTAGCATTTTCATCGAGAACTCGAACGTGAATGCCGTGGGTGGTTACTATGCCGCGGGTATTGGAAGCGGATATGACAGGAAATGCGGACAAAATGGCTGGATCGACCTCACCATCGTCATCACCTCCTATTCCGACATCACCGCTACCGGGGGCCTTTATGCGGCAGGGATCGGAACCGGATACCACGCAGGCATACTGAAGGGGAAGATAGACAACACCGTGACCCTCCATGTGACCGAGGGCACGGATGTCAAGAACGGCGCAACATACTCCCATCATGCCCAGGGTGTCGGATACGGTGTGGTCGACTACAACAGAGAGGCCGCTTCCCTGATGGACGGCGGGGTAATGGTCACACCTGCCTTCACCGTGAGCGGTACGCCCATCACCAACCCGTTCGATCCAGCCAGATGGTCATGA
- a CDS encoding methanogeneis marker protein 2: MTDIRTMAKAIRTYPGVTRKNDIHRVVDMFPTQGFSQVFAAEGEDAAAIHCGDRYVLFATDGIMESLLRADPFLAGYYAVLVNVNDIAAMGGRPLAMVDVMSMNNGQLGEELIKGLQEGVRKFNVPLVGGHTHPDCHYSAIDISIIGCVAKGDVLLSSSAQEGDDIVFVIDLDGRFPESVPYTYDSTSMKSDELVQAQMDAVCTVAKKHLAHACKDMSNPGHVGTLGMMLESSAKGGIVDVTKIPIPEGVDDVHWAKTYYGCAFVFSCDPKHSQEIIDIFSQVGCTGSVVGKVDGTRQLKITDGQDTEVLFDFSKDIITGVKVR; the protein is encoded by the coding sequence ATGACCGACATCAGAACAATGGCCAAGGCCATCAGGACCTACCCCGGGGTCACCAGGAAGAACGACATCCACAGGGTCGTCGACATGTTTCCTACTCAGGGTTTCTCGCAGGTCTTCGCGGCCGAGGGCGAGGACGCCGCCGCGATACACTGCGGCGACCGCTACGTCCTCTTCGCCACTGACGGGATCATGGAATCCCTCCTCAGGGCTGACCCGTTCCTCGCAGGCTACTATGCTGTTCTCGTGAATGTCAACGACATAGCCGCCATGGGCGGGAGGCCTCTCGCCATGGTCGATGTCATGTCCATGAACAACGGACAGCTGGGAGAGGAACTCATCAAAGGTCTTCAGGAAGGTGTCAGGAAATTCAACGTCCCCCTGGTGGGCGGGCACACGCATCCCGACTGCCATTACAGCGCCATCGACATATCCATCATCGGTTGCGTGGCCAAGGGTGACGTCCTTCTGAGCAGTTCAGCACAGGAAGGCGACGACATCGTCTTCGTCATCGACCTGGACGGCAGGTTCCCCGAATCCGTCCCCTATACCTACGATTCGACGTCCATGAAGTCTGACGAATTGGTACAGGCCCAGATGGATGCGGTGTGCACAGTGGCCAAGAAGCATCTGGCACATGCTTGCAAGGATATGAGCAACCCCGGCCATGTCGGTACACTCGGTATGATGCTCGAATCCTCCGCCAAGGGCGGTATCGTGGATGTCACCAAGATTCCCATCCCCGAGGGGGTGGACGATGTGCACTGGGCGAAGACCTATTACGGATGCGCGTTCGTCTTCTCGTGTGACCCGAAACATTCCCAGGAGATCATCGACATCTTCTCCCAGGTCGGATGCACCGGATCTGTCGTAGGAAAGGTAGACGGCACCAGGCAGCTTAAGATAACAGACGGCCAGGATACCGAGGTCCTTTTCGATTTCTCCAAGGACATCATAACCGGTGTAAAAGTAAGATGA
- a CDS encoding CorA-like Mg2+ transporter protein, translating into MIDIFAMVNGKLTRTEEIKENVWINMVNPTVDEIDQVQHFLDIDREALTAALDDEEGSRTEMSSKYTIVLVDAPTREWRNGHEEFTTYPISITMTDKAIVTVCLQPLFAVSNILSTMNKNINTINVENRTRFLLQILFRIAINYQSDLKYIEVKRNAIEESIRKATKREDLFELHELESNLVYFKTSLSVNASIIDRISRQPRLISNSEDKELIDDVIVETQQALEMTTTYSQIIKGTRQLVEADLNNSLSNVMKFLTSITLIISIPTMIASFYGMNVELPGGGYEYTYIILLALMIILCIISVVILRKRGLWR; encoded by the coding sequence ATGATCGATATCTTTGCGATGGTTAACGGAAAGCTCACGAGGACGGAAGAGATAAAGGAGAACGTCTGGATCAATATGGTCAATCCGACCGTCGATGAGATCGATCAGGTCCAGCACTTCCTCGACATCGACCGCGAGGCCCTCACGGCCGCTCTGGATGACGAGGAGGGTTCCAGGACGGAGATGTCCAGCAAATACACCATCGTGCTGGTAGACGCCCCTACCAGGGAGTGGAGGAACGGACACGAGGAGTTCACCACATACCCCATCTCGATCACCATGACGGACAAGGCCATCGTGACTGTCTGCCTGCAGCCCCTGTTCGCGGTATCCAATATCCTCTCGACGATGAACAAGAACATCAACACTATCAACGTCGAGAACCGTACACGTTTCCTGCTCCAGATTCTCTTCAGGATCGCCATCAACTATCAGTCAGACCTGAAATATATCGAGGTCAAGCGCAACGCGATCGAGGAGTCGATCCGCAAGGCCACCAAGAGGGAGGACCTCTTCGAGCTCCACGAGCTGGAGTCCAACCTGGTCTACTTCAAGACCAGTCTTTCTGTGAACGCTTCGATCATCGACAGGATCAGCAGGCAGCCCCGTCTCATCTCCAATTCGGAGGACAAGGAGCTCATCGACGATGTCATCGTCGAGACCCAGCAGGCCCTGGAGATGACCACGACCTACTCGCAGATCATCAAGGGTACCAGGCAGCTGGTCGAGGCGGACCTGAACAACTCCCTTTCGAACGTCATGAAGTTCCTGACTTCCATCACCCTGATCATCTCCATACCGACGATGATCGCGAGCTTCTATGGAATGAACGTGGAACTTCCCGGCGGAGGTTACGAGTACACATACATCATTCTGCTGGCACTGATGATCATCCTGTGCATAATATCCGTGGTGATCCTGCGCAAGAGAGGATTATGGCGCTGA